From Aspergillus fumigatus Af293 chromosome 5, whole genome shotgun sequence, a single genomic window includes:
- a CDS encoding isopenicillin N synthase family dioxygenase yields the protein MDNLAHHACHPITTAIEKDNLVIPVIDFGPFLKGTPSDKHAVAVSITNAFKTSGFLYLKNHGIPFSTVSQVFETSARFFARPQDQKDSLCWTSPQSNRGYVKTGREKLSLPEDNVDKDAARLATPDLKETMEIGRDDVEGHPNRWPDHIDDEGKEFKKVIQLFFGMCKSLHTEVMRAIALGLNLPEHYFDEFVDAGDNNLRLLHYPSVPKDVFKKNSGQVRAAEHSDYGSITLLFQDRRGGLQVRSPKGTFVDATPIADTVVVNAGDLLARWSNDIIKSTRHRVVEPSSIAGVDGDDSSDTYPARYSIAYFCNPNKNKFIDALPGTFGEGTSQKKKYPGITAGDYLVQRLTATI from the exons ATGGACAACCTCGCGCACCATGCGTGTCATCCCATCACCACAGCCATTGAAAAGGACAATCTTGTCATTCCT GTCATTGATTTTGGGCCCTTCCTGAAAGGAACACCGTCTGACAAacatgctgttgctgtttcCATCACAAATGCATTCAAGACATCTGGTTTTCTCTACCTAAAAAACCATGGAATCCCATTTTCCACAGTATCCCAGGTATTTGAGACATCAGCCCGCTTCTTCGCTCGCCCCCAGGATCAGAAAGACAGTTTGTGCTGGACTTCTCCGCAGTCGAACCGTGGTTACGTGAAGACGGGACGAGAGAAGCTGAGCTTACCTGAAGATAATGTCGACAAAGATGCCGCTAGACTGGCGACACCAGATCTTAAGGAGACAATGGAGATTGGTcgcgatgatgttgaaggtCATCCTAATCGATGGCCAGACCATATCGATGACGAGGGGAAGGAGTTCAAGAAAGTGATTCAGTTATTCTTCGGAATGTGCAAATCCCTGCATACAGAGGTCATGCGGGCCATCGCTCTTGGATTGAACTTACCAGAGCACTACTTTGATGAATTCGTGGATGCGGGAGATAATAATCTCCGTCTGCTGCATTACCCATCTGTGCCCAAAGATGTCTTCAAGAAGAACTCAGGACAGGTTCGTGCTGCAGAGCACAGTGATTATGGATCTATCACGCTCCTGTTCCAAGATCGTCGTGGAGGGTTGCAGGTACGGAGTCCCAAGGGCACCTTTGTCGATGCTACGCCCATCGCAGACACAGTCGTCGTCAATGCTGGTGACCTACTAGCTCGGTGGTCCAACGATATCATCAAGAGTACTCGTCATCGCGTTGTCGAGCCTTCAAGTATTGCAGGTGTCGACGGAGATGACTCCTCAGATACATACCCGGCGCGATACAGTATCGCATACTTCTGCAATCCTAATAAGAACAAGTTTATTGATGCCCTACCGGGGACGTTCGGGGAAGGAACTAgccagaaaaagaaatacCCAGGAATTACCGCCGGAGACTATCTTGTGCAACGATTGACAGCAACTATCTAG
- a CDS encoding ferritin-like domain-containing protein: MNWRHFLLINVLGGLPYTFAGPNVRRADGPSSEPPILSHTTSLPHSSYTATPTTSGAERASSVGSGISTLGPAPGATSYPSDGKLHDLQPAPFTPAGGVGTNGTTPISNAKSDFDYESLVGFYRLAGRTVADRCQALVLYQEYIELDLFHDGLARFSVAEFTAAGLTAEDRFLIEFMADQEAGHATMLTNILGDQAPRQCVYNYPYATVHEFIDFCQKLTRFGEAGVYGFLPHLDSREAAGLLTQTVTTEARQQMIFRQFEGLFPMPVWFEVGVPQSWAWTLLAPYISYCPANQTRLAWQNFPSLYIENQPNPYRVNGSSSVNETLADGGMNTLASRNVTGPESCLNKTAVGESCSPAITHNRTSPLSYPGRTVTLSWDAPGKGVGPNNSYITNTTAGCPSYVLWASQLNVTYSTLTTSGNSSYGTTIQPDLSTYAGDPALNGTIFIAITDTDLFVTPFNISSINPHIVAGPALYQAG, from the coding sequence ATGAATTGGAGACACTTTCTGCTGATCAATGTGCTGGGTGGGCTACCTTACACCTTCGCAGGCCCTAATGTGAGGAGAGCCGACGGCCCTAGTTCAGAGCCACCTATTTTGAGCCACACGACCTCGTTACCGCACTCTTCCTATACCGCGACCCCCACGACCAGTGGAGCCGAGCGCGCCAGCTCCGTTGGTTCTGGGATCTCGACTTTGGGGCCGGCTCCAGGAGCTACCAGCTATCCAAGCGATGGAAAGCTCCATGACCTCCAGCCGGCTCCTTTTACGCCGGCAGGCGGCGTTGGGACGAACGGCACAACTCCTATCTCCAACGCAAAAAGCGACTTTGATTATGAATCACTGGTAGGTTTCTATCGATTAGCTGGGAGAACAGTAGCTGACCGCTGCCAGGCCCTTGTGCTCTACCAAGAGTACATTGAGCTGGACCTGTTCCATGATGGTCTGGCTCGGTTCTCTGTAGCGGAATTTACTGCCGCTGGTCTCACGGCAGAAGACCGATTCTTGATTGAATTCATGGCTGACCAGGAGGCTGGACATGCAACAATGCTGACCAACATCCTGGGTGATCAGGCTCCTAGACAATGTGTCTACAATTATCCTTATGCCACCGTCCATGAGTTCATCGACTTCTGCCAAAAGCTCACCCGCtttggagaagctggtgttTACGGCTTCTTGCCTCACTTGGATTCACGAGAGGCAGCTGGCCTCTTGACCCAGACTGTCACCACAGAGGCTCGTCAGCAGATGATCTTCCGCCAGTTTGAAGGTCTCTTCCCAATGCCTGTGTGGTTCGAGGTTGGGGTGCCTCAGTCCTGGGCATGGACACTGTTGGCTCCGTATATCAGCTACTGTCCTGCCAACCAGACGAGACTGGCATGGCAGAACTTCCCGTCATTGTATATCGAGAACCAGCCAAATCCTTACCGGGTCAATGGATCGTCTTCGGTTAATGAAACACTTGCAGATGGTGGTATGAACACTTTGGCTAGCCGGAACGTGACCGGGCCCGAGTCATGTCTGAACAAGACGGCCGTGGGAGAAAGCTGCAGCCCGGCAATTACCCATAATCGAACAAGCCCCCTCTCCTACCCAGGCCGAACAGTCACCCTGTCGTGGGACGCTCCGGGCAAGGGTGTGGGTCCGAACAACAGCTACATCACGAACACAACTGCGGGATGCCCGAGTTACGTCCTGTGGGCTTCGCAGTTGAACGTCACCTACTCGACACTAACCACCAGTGGCAATTCAAGCTATGGAACCACCATTCAGCCTGACCTGTCGACATATGCCGGCGACCCAGCGCTCAATGGTACCATCTTTATCGCAATCACGGACACTGATCTTTTCGTGACTCCGTtcaatatcagcagcatcaatccTCATATAGTTGCCGGCCCGGCTCTTTACCAAGCTGGCTAA
- the afeA gene encoding adenylate-forming enzyme AfeA, translating into MGLWERSAAIAGPGARSPSCPSPEAHDVYTDLLTFCFDGPNQYDQQRPIFIDAQDPSRSLNASQFRLLVRTLIAGLKAHHVQHGDCVLVHLGNSIIYPALFFAIIGAGGVFMGSNSRSQPQELEHILHLADPKLIITSRDALPNVLSVSAARGMLSSQVCLLDEYAPNHIAQLLLSGPQALVPDNDAVYLNFAQLLSYGENDWVRFNDPEIAKSTPAAMFSTSGTGGLPKGALLSHHAIVSHHLSINYDVPYVVTRLISLPMFHLFGSLWTHIFPIRYGQPLFVLPRFELTQYVAAIYHYQITETYMVPAMIHVFNRSAPPIADYMRTLRYVGVAGAPIDGPSMEQFQRLLHPHARATQLWGMTEVGVVFQTRYGEQGNPGSIGRLLPGYEVRLVGQDGNVVQGESRPGELYVRGSGVLMSYKGRNDAKDAYGWFRTGDVAYVQNGQYFIVGRTKELIKVRGWQVAPAELEAVLLKHPGIEDAAVTGVTSKDGSTELPRAFVVRAKGPAANRLTAEEVYQFARRQLASYKALDGGIVFVEEIPRTASGKIQRFKLSQMNTYRDMVSSLLARFKGAASGLGGLGLVHKGRVAV; encoded by the exons ATGGGACTCTGGGAAAGATCAGCGGCAATTGCCGGGCCAGGAGCTCGCAGTCCAAGCTGTCCGAGTCCTGAAGCTCACGATGTATACACCGACTTGTTGACCTTTTGCTTCGACGGCCCCAACCAGTACGACCAGCAACGACCGATCTTCATAGACGCCCAAGACCCCTCGCGTTCACTCAATGCCAGTCAGTTTCGGCTGCTGGTCCGAACACTCATAGCCGGACTCAAGGCTCATCATGTGCAGCACGGAGACTGCGTATTGGTCCATTTGGGAAATTCT ATCATATACCCCGCACTGTTTTTCGCTATCATCGGCGCTGGCGGTGTGTTCATGGGCTCCAATTCTCGCAGCCAACCTCAAGAACTCGAGCATATCCTGCATTTGGCAGATCCGAAGCTGATCATTACGTCGCGCGATGCTCTCCCCAACGTTCTCAGCGTCTCCGCCGCCCGTGGAATGCTCTCGAGCCAGGTGTGTTTGCTGGATGAATACGCTCCCAACCATATTGCCCAGTTGCTTTTGTCGGGCCCGCAGGCCTTGGTTCCGGACAACGACGCTGTGTATCTGAATTTCGCGCAATTGCTCAGCTATGGAGAGAACGACTGGGTGCGATTCAATGACCCGGAGATCGCAAAGTCGACGCCGGCCGCCATGTTCTCCACCAGCGGGACGGGCGGCCTGCCCAAGGGAGCCCTGCTTTCGCATCATGCAATCGTATCACATCACCTCAGCATCAACTATGATGTCCCCTACGTAGTTACACGGCTCATCTCTCTGCCGATGTTCCATCTGTTCGGGTCGCTCTGGACGCACATTTTCCCCATCCGTTACGGCCAGCcgctcttcgtcctcccGCGCTTCGAGCTGACCCAGTATGTCGCCGCCATCTACCACTACCAGATCACGGAGACCTACATGGTCCCCGCCATGATTCACGTTTTCAATCGCAGTGCCCCCCCGATCGCAGATTACATGAGGACGCTGCGGTACGTCGGCGTGGCGGGTGCGCCCATCGACGGCCCTTCGATGGAGCAATTCCAGCGGCTCCTGCACCCGCACGCGCGCGCAACTCAGCTCTGGGGCATGACCGAGGTCGGGGTCGTGTTTCAGACGCGATACGGCGAGCAAGGGAACCCCGGCAGTATCGGACGCCTGCTACCTGGATACGAGGTGCGACTGGTCGGTCAGGACGGGAACGTGGTGCAGGGGGAGTCTCGACCGGGGGAGCTGTATGTGCGCGGGTCCGGGGTGCTGATGAGCTACAAGGGCCGCAACGACGCCAAAGATGCCTATGGCTGGTTCCGGACGGGTGATGTGGCCTATGTCCAGAACGGGCAGTACTTTATCGTCGGCCGAACCAAGGAACTCATCAAAGTGCGAGG ATGGCAAGTTGCCCCCGCTGAACTGGAAGCGGTTCTCCTCAAACACCCCGGCATCGAAGACGCCGCCGTCACAGGCGTCACCTCCAAAGATGGTAGCACAGAATTACCCCGCGCCTTCGTGGTCCGAGCCAAGGGACCAGCTGCAAATCGACTGACAGCGGAAGAAGTCTACCAATTCGCACGCCGTCAACTGGCCAGCTACAAGGCGCTAGACGGGGGGATTGTCTTTGTCGAGGAAATCCCCCGCACGGCCAGCGGGAAAATTCAGCGCTTCAAGCTCTCGCAGATGAACACGTACCGCGACATGGTATCTAGTCTGCTGGCGCGGTTTAAGGGAGCCGCTAGTGGATTGGGGGGGCTGGGGTTGGTGCACAAGGGCCGTGTGGCCGTGTAG
- a CDS encoding amidohydrolase family protein yields MIIHKSQKSIANRFFSVVTFTNHLCYNLLRQAYWSPESKEKKMSSPLIVDIHTHVYPPAYMELLRSRKVVPYVHDPVSATPRLVILSSDDDPSIPLDERGRPVDSSYWNINVKLAFMRRHGINCSVISLANPWLDFLEPDEAQTWAERINDDLEQTCARVNQAADPDKTHSLHEKETLFAFGALPLSAPRADIVVNEIKRLKTLPHLRGVIMGTSGLGKGLDDPALDPVWGALQETETLLFLHPHYGLPDEAFGGPEVINRYGHVLPLALGFPLETTIAVARMLLSGVFDRFPRLKILLAHSGGTLPFLAGRIESCIHHERKFVANGGNVSGPQRSVWDVLQTNIYLDAVVYGTAGLKAAVTAAGGADRLMFGTDHPFFPPLDTNEDAEWPSVTTNYKAIHAAFDTEKEAVGAILGGNAGRILNLE; encoded by the exons ATGATCATTCATAAGAGTCAAAAGTCGATTGCTAACCGTTTCTTCAGCGTGGTCACCTTTACAAACCACCTTTGCTACAACCTTTTAAGACAGGCTTATTGGTCCCCAGAAagcaaagagaaaaagatgTCCTCCCCGCTCATTGTCGACATCCACACACATGTTTATCCCCCGGCGTATATGGAACTGCTCCGCTCTCGCAAGGTAGTGCCCTACGTCCACGACCCAGTAAGCGCAACACCACGTCTAGTCATCCTGTCTTCAGATGATGATCCATCGATCCCTCTCGATGAGCGTGGCCGTCCTGTCGACTCGTCCTACTGGAATATCAACGTCAAGCTGGCATTCATGCGACGCCACGGTATCAACTGCAGTGTCATTTCTCTAGCTAACCCGTGGCTGGACTTCCTCGAGCCTGACGAAGCGCAGACTTGGGCGGAACGCATCAATGATGATCTGGAGCAGACCTGTGCGCGTGTCAACCAAGCAGCAGACCCGGATAAAACGCATTCTCTTCACGAGAAAGAGACCTTGTTCGCATTTGGAGCCCTGCCGCTCAGTGCGCCTAGAGCAGACATTGTAGTAAACGAGATCAAGAGACTCAAGACGCTGCCACACCTGCGAGGTGTGATTATGGGTACCTCTGGGTTGGGCAAGGGCCTCGATGATCCAGCGCTGGACCCCGTATGGGGCGCTCTACAAGAGACAGAAACCCTGCTGTTCCTGCACCCTCACTACGGTCTACCCGATGAGGCTTTTGGCGGGCCGGAAGTAATAAACCGCTACGGCCATGTTTTGCCCCTTGCTTTGGGGTTCCCGCTCGAGACTACGATTGCCGTAGCACGGATGCTGCTTTCCGGTGTTTTCGATCGGTTCCCCCGGTTGAAGATCCTACTGGCGCATTCTGGCGGAACGCTTCCCTTCCTTGCTGGACGGATTGAGAGCTGTATTCATCACGAGCGCAAGTTCGTCGCCAATGGCGGTAATGTATCGGGTCCTCAGAGAAGTGTTTGGGATGTGTTGCAGACAAACATCTACCTTGATGCAGTGGTTTATGGTACTGCTGGCTTGAAAGCAGCCGTGACTGCGGCCGGTGGAGCGGATCGTCTCATGTTTG GCACTGACCATCCCTTTTTCCCTCCACTTGACACTAACGAAGACGCCGAATGGCCTAGTGTGACGACCAACTACAAAGCAATCCACGCTGCATTTGATacagagaaagaggcagttgGGGCAATCTTGGGAGGGAACGCAGGACGGATTCTGAATCTCGAATAA
- a CDS encoding SDR family NAD(P)-dependent oxidoreductase: MSHLQASKLFSIQGCVVVVTGAGSGLGRTMALALDANGASKVFIIGRREDKLQETASLAINKTIIPIKGDVSSKESLQAAYDSIASQTDHVDLLIANSGVMGPSARPPAAKEDGSKPSLSEVRDQLWAVPMEEFSRVFDINVTGSYYTVLAFLPLLEATNKRRPAPEKDKLSPPTAQVIITSSIAGFIRQVPFSFAYSLSKSATNHLVKMLSTTLSSYDIRVNGIAPGLYHSEMSASAFKGGDRGISDGSFPRERIPLTRGGSEEDIAGLILWLASASGGYMNGSIIVTDGGRTAVHPASY; the protein is encoded by the exons aTGTCGCACCTACAAGCTTCGAAATTGTTCTCCATCCAGGGatgtgttgttgttgtcacAGGGGCTGGAAGTG GTTTGGGACGTACAATGGCCCTTGCACTAGATGCGAACGGTGCCTCGAAGGTCTTCATCATTGGCCGACGCGAAGACAAGCTACAAGAGACTGCATCCCTCGCAATCAACAAAACAATCATACCCATCAAGGGCGATGTCTCATCTAAGGAATCACTACAGGCGGCCTACGACTCCATCGCATCTCAGACGGACCATGTCGACCTCTTGATCGCGAACAGCGGTGTGATGGGTCCTTCTGCTCGCCCGCCTGCCGCAAAAGAAGACGGCTCAAAACCAAGTCTCTCAGAAGTCCGCGATCAGCTATGGGCTGTACCCATGGAGGAATTTTCCAGGGTCTTCGACATCAACGTCACAGGGTCATACTACACTGTTCTCGCTTTTCTACCTCTGCTGGAGGCAACGAATAAGAGAAGACCGGCACCTGAGAAGGATAAGCTCTCCCCACCGACTGCGCAGGTTATCATCACCAGTTCGATTGCAGGTTTCATTCGGCAAGTGCCCTTCAGTTTCGCATACAGTCTTTCCAAGTCTGCAACGAATCATCTTGTCAAGATGCTTTCGACGACGCTCAGCTCGTACGACATTCGAGTCAATGGCATTGCGCCAGGCCTGTATCACTCGGAGATGTCTGCGTCAGCATTCAAGGGCGGAGATAGGGGCATTTCTGACGGGTCGTTCCCGCGCGAAAGGATTCCCCTCACGAGGGGTGGAAGTGAGGAAGACATTGCGGGTCTGATTCTTTGGCTGGCGAGTGCTTCTGGTGGCTACATGAATGGTAGTATCATCGTCACTGATGGAGGACGAACCGCAGTTCATCCGGCATCCTATTAG